The following proteins come from a genomic window of Amaranthus tricolor cultivar Red isolate AtriRed21 chromosome 14, ASM2621246v1, whole genome shotgun sequence:
- the LOC130799535 gene encoding uncharacterized protein LOC130799535 — MAAGWVKSLQCKSRAVEDVFTPQPKQILLTSTSCKNSFQNLKDVVNKPKPKKSDPFPQRVKRSDSVKPRIESGSNNWVRRTVSAPLKGPVQLDPFFLSVTELQVGHPSRNVVEIIFHTRWGPKGFSGRVEAVFKIHNLCRTVTRFEEYRDYIKSRAGPDYASGRCVADGNEMMRFHCLGPTNSGSSVIDGCDGVYEMNGAKGVSSVCTYSGSGAAHESAGGGRGRRAMLVCRVIAGRVSKRVERGDDSGTESNKLVELDSVSEENGELLVFDSRAVLPCFLVIYKL; from the coding sequence ATGGCGGCTGGTTGGGTGaaatcattgcaatgcaaatcAAGAGCTGTAGAAGATGTTTTTACTCCCCAACCAAAACAAATTCTTCTCACTAGTACTAGTTGTAAAAACAGCTTTCAGAATCTTAAAGATGTTGTAAATAAGCCCAAGCCCAAAAAGTCCGACCCGTTTCCTCAACGTGTTAAACGTTCTGATTCCGTTAAACCCAGAATAGAATCCGGTTCTAATAATTGGGTCAGGCGTACCGTGTCTGCTCCGTTAAAAGGTCCGGTTCAACTTGACCCCTTTTTTCTTTCTGTGACGGAATTGCAGGTGGGGCATCCATCAAGGAATGTTGTTGAAATAATATTTCACACGAGGTGGGGACCAAAAGGGTTTTCGGGTCGGGTTGAGGCTGTTTTTAAGATTCACAATTTGTGTCGGACTGTGACCCGGTTTGAAGAATATAGGGATTATATAAAGTCTCGGGCGGGTCCAGATTATGCTTCAGGTAGGTGTGTTGCAGATGGGAATGAAATGATGAGATTTCATTGTCTGGGACCCACAAATTCTGGATCAAGCGTGATTGACGGCTGTGATGGTGTATACGAGATGAACGGCGCTAAAGGAGTTTCGTCAGTGTGTACGTATTCTGGCAGTGGGGCCGCCCATGAAAGTGCAGGAGGAGGTCGGGGGAGACGGGCCATGCTGGTTTGTAGGGTGATAGCGGGCCGGGTTTCAAAACGTGTTGAACGTGGGGATGACTCAGGGACTGAGTCAAATAAACTCGTTGAACTTGACTCAGTGAGTGAAGAGAATGGCGAGTTGCTGGTGTTTGATTCTCGTGCGGTTTTGCCTTGTTTCCTCGTCATTTACAAACtgtaa
- the LOC130800285 gene encoding probable lipid phosphate phosphatase beta, producing MAKPNHQPPPPPPSLLRRIIHLDTTLSHKLHTLFEPVIPRAALKLLEITGDGRLWFPLSLSLLLSPISLHSSSLYSFSLSLLLGLITDIIFIGLLKHFIKRRRPQYNPAMGRTLPVDHWSFPSGHSSRVFFIASLFYLSITAVAQGIDHLRFRDRAIVDRWIGKRDSDEIVMIFLVFLWIWSVFTSVSRVLLGRHFVLDVVAGAFVGFFNGFIVHRFLWF from the coding sequence ATGGCTAAGCCCAACCAtcaaccaccaccaccaccaccatctcTCCTCCGTCGCATCATTCACCTCGACACAACCCTCTCTCACAAACTGCACACCCTTTTCGAACCAGTCATCCCACGCGCCGCCCTCAAACTTCTCGAAATCACCGGCGATGGTCGTCTATGGTTTCCTCTGTCACTCTCTCTCCTCCTTTCTCCAATCTCTCTCCATTCCTCCTCTCTCTACTCCTTCTCACTATCTCTCCTCCTTGGACTCATTACCGATATCATATTTATTGGACTCCTCAAACACTTCATCAAACGTCGTCGTCCTCAATATAATCCTGCTATGGGCCGTACTCTCCCTGTTGATCATTGGTCTTTCCCTAGTGGTCATTCTTCCAGAGTCTTCTTTATTGCTTCCTTGTTCTATCTTTCTATTACTGCTGTTGCTCAGGGGATTGATCATTTGAGGTTCCGTGATCGCGCCATTGTTGACCGTTGGATCGGTAAGCGTGATTCAGATGAGATTGTCATGATTTTTTTGGTATTCTTATGGATTTGGTCAGTGTTTACTTCCGTTTCTAGGGTTTTGTTGGGGAGACATTTTGTTTTGGATGTTGTTGCTGGTGCTTTTGTTGGTTTTTTTAATGGTTTCATTGTTCATAGGTTTTTGTGGTTTTGA